The Desulfovibrio inopinatus DSM 10711 genomic interval CTGCCCCTTTGGTGGGTAGGGCATCGTAAATTTTCGGGGGAGACAATGTTGTCTTCCCCAGAGAAATATATTTCTGATTATTTCACGTCTCTCTGTGGACACCGGACCCACTAAAAATTTGAGCAGTGTCTCATGTGCTGTCGGCCCATTGGCTTTCTCTGTTCAAATTCCCTTCTTTGCCCTCCTCTTGCCAGCCGAAATTGTTGTGGTATGGTGCGTCCGGCCCTGCGGGGTACGCTTGTTTCGGGAAAAAATGGCCGTATGCTTGAATATTTACGTATTCGGAATCTCGCACTGATTGCTGACGCCGAACTGGAGTTCGACGCCGGCCTCAATGTGTTATCCGGGGAGACCGGAGCAGGAAAGAGTTTTTTGCTTAAGGCTATAGGCTTTGCCGTTGGGGAAAAAATGAGTGCCGACATGGTGCGTCCTGACGAGGAAAAGGCGGTTGTTGAGGCGCTTTTTTCCGTCGGAGAAGACGAATATATCATTCGGCGCGAGTTGGCTGCAGGCAGTGGACGAAGTCGGCTTTTCCTCAATGACAGCTTGGTTTCCCTAGATGTTGTCAAACAACTCCGGCCCAATCTTCTGATTCATGCGAGTCAACACGGACAACAAAAACTCCTGCAACCTGCCTACCAGGCTGAGTTGCTTGATGCCTTTCTGGATGATCTCGACCTTCCTGCACAAAAAAATGCTCATCTTGAGACCTTACGTCGCATTGGAGCAACGTTAGCCGATTTGCACAAACAATGTGCCACATTGGAAGACCGAAAGGAGATCCTGGAATTTCAACGCCAGCAGATAGAAAAGGTCAATCCCAAGCCCGGTGAAGAAGATGAACTGCTGGCACGACGCGATGCGCTTCGTAATATGGATCGAGCTCGGGAGTGCTTGGACCGCTTGCTTGGTCGATTGTTGGTGGAAGATGGGTTGATAGATGGGCTTGCCGATTCGGAAAAGGATCTGCATGCCTTGGCCGATACTTGGCCTGAATTGTCTGAAGACGCCACGGCAGTGGAGTCGGCGCGTCATCATTTGAGTGATCTTGCCGCTCGTTTACGTAACCTGACGCCGGATGCTGCTGAAGACAACATTGAAGCCGTCGAGAAACGTCTGTGGGATCTCGCGCAACTCAAGCGCAAACTCAAACGACCACTTGATGAAATTGTGGCGCTCGCCAAAGAAGTTGGCGACAACCTTAC includes:
- a CDS encoding DNA repair protein RecN, whose amino-acid sequence is MLEYLRIRNLALIADAELEFDAGLNVLSGETGAGKSFLLKAIGFAVGEKMSADMVRPDEEKAVVEALFSVGEDEYIIRRELAAGSGRSRLFLNDSLVSLDVVKQLRPNLLIHASQHGQQKLLQPAYQAELLDAFLDDLDLPAQKNAHLETLRRIGATLADLHKQCATLEDRKEILEFQRQQIEKVNPKPGEEDELLARRDALRNMDRARECLDRLLGRLLVEDGLIDGLADSEKDLHALADTWPELSEDATAVESARHHLSDLAARLRNLTPDAAEDNIEAVEKRLWDLAQLKRKLKRPLDEIVALAKEVGDNLTFLDVCGLDIKRLEREESQAAETLGALLLCLNAARRSASERLAQTLSQDLVELGFSDGLAIDFEFTPKVLYTPAHGEPLIEDRARLLFAPNPGQPAMPLDKIASGGELSRFLLAVIGRMAEHEQPALIFDEVDAGIGGITLGKVGRQIQRLADRQQVILISHWPQLAALGNRHFLVEKSVADGRTTTSCRLLNGKSVTLELARMAGGGDQGQALAAKLKTK